Proteins encoded in a region of the Salvelinus fontinalis isolate EN_2023a chromosome 17, ASM2944872v1, whole genome shotgun sequence genome:
- the mettl17 gene encoding methyltransferase-like protein 17, mitochondrial isoform X2: protein MAFRAYGARVLYQREDAVRIMYRALSAEVHPQSHADFLKGAPHRKHPGVTNLKTLRLPDELQKAAQAIIHGTEVSGLVDKARSLTNFLWSRKRAPEDVTLRERAMALEKNLWEKTKEKGGDLQLLETQITKKVLSDLRKTTYHWSPMRYDEELGVVYMVAKLAGGYAAVKRVLNEIKKRDPSFSPHSLLDFGSGLGTAVWASHSFWGDTLKEMVCVDNSGAMNTIADRLLRGSSEKDEPVIKQVYFRQFLPVSPKVQFDLVVGAFSLSELASQKEREDAILTLWRKTSSYLVLVENGTKEGHQILMDARDILLKKQERTAHDPRRPSVFAPCPHESPCPKLFQLPLVPCNFSQAYSPLPLPGAPDRLTERFSYLVLSRTDWAGGEGLDWARLTAPVLRRPRHVHCQVCCSSGEIKRVVVTAHRHGRDVYRCARSSDWGDQLPIIQPEDDSSNLD from the exons ATGGCTTTTCGAGCTTATGGTGCGCGTGTCCTTTATCAAAGGGAGGATGCTGTGAGGATAATGTACAGA GCACTAAGTGCAGAAGTGCATCCCCAATCCCATGCAGACTTCCTAAAAGGTGCTCCCCACAGGAAACACCCAGGGGTGACAAATCTGAAGACACTGCGCCTGCCAGATGAACTCCAGAAAGCAGCACAAGCTATCATTCATG GCACAGAAGTGAGTGGGTTGGTTGACAAAGCACGCAGTCTCACCAACTTCCTGTGGAGCAGGAAAAGAGCACCCGAGGATGTAACACTGAGGGAAAGAGCCATGGCCCTGGAGAAGAATCTGTGGGAGAAGACAAAAGAGAAGGGTGGAG ATCTTCAACTGCTGGAGACCCAAATCACAAAGAAAGTGCTGTCCGATCTCAGGAAGACAACATACCACTGGTCCCCTATGAG gTACGATGAAGAGTTGGGTGTGGTGTACATGGTTGCTAAGCTGGCAGGTGGCTACGCTGCAGTGAAAAGAGTTCTAAATGAG ATAAAGAAAAGAGATCCTTCCTTCTCCCCTCATTCTCTCTTGGACTTTGGTTCAGGATTAGGAACAGCTGTCTG GGCATCACACTCATTTTGGGGTGATACGTTGAAGGAGATGGTGTGTGTCGACAATTCTGGGGCAATGAACACTATAGCAGATCGCCTTCTCAGAG GCAGCAGCGAAAAAGATGAGCCTGTCATCAAACAAGTATACTTCCGTCAGTTCCTTCCTGTCTCCCCTAAG GTGCAATTTGATCTGGTGGTGGGGGCCTTTTCTCTGTCAGAATTGGCCAGTCAAAAGGAGAGGGAAGACGCCATACTCACTTTGTGGAGAAAGACCAGCTCTTATCTG GTGCTGGTAGAAAATGGGACCAAAGAGGGCCACCAGATACTTATGGATGCCAGAGACATACTTCTTAAG AAACAAGAAAGAACAGCCCATGACCCTAGAAGACCATCTGTGTTTGCCCCA TGTCCTCATGAATCACCTTGTCCCAAGCTGTTCCAACTGCCCTTAGTACCCTGCAACTTCTCTCAAGCCTACAGCCCACTCCCTTTACCTGGG GCTCCAGACCGACTGACCGAGAGGTTCAGCTACCTGGTTCTGTCAAGAACAGACTGGGCAGGTGGAGAGGGGCTGGACTGGGCCAGGCTCACAGCACCAGTGCTGCGCAGGCCGAGACATGTTCACTGTCAGGTCTGCTGCTCTAGTGGAGAGATTAAACGGGTTGTGGTGACAGCCCATCGACATGGCAG AGACGTGTATCGCTGTGCCCGGAGTAGTGATTGGGGAGATCAACTGCCAATCATTCAGCCAGAGGATGATTCAAGTAATTTAGACTGA
- the mettl17 gene encoding methyltransferase-like protein 17, mitochondrial isoform X1 — translation MAFRAYGARVLYQREDAVRIMYRALSAEVHPQSHADFLKGAPHRKHPGVTNLKTLRLPDELQKAAQAIIHGTEVSGLVDKARSLTNFLWSRKRAPEDVTLRERAMALEKNLWEKTKEKGGDVDLQLLETQITKKVLSDLRKTTYHWSPMRYDEELGVVYMVAKLAGGYAAVKRVLNEIKKRDPSFSPHSLLDFGSGLGTAVWASHSFWGDTLKEMVCVDNSGAMNTIADRLLRGSSEKDEPVIKQVYFRQFLPVSPKVQFDLVVGAFSLSELASQKEREDAILTLWRKTSSYLVLVENGTKEGHQILMDARDILLKKQERTAHDPRRPSVFAPCPHESPCPKLFQLPLVPCNFSQAYSPLPLPGAPDRLTERFSYLVLSRTDWAGGEGLDWARLTAPVLRRPRHVHCQVCCSSGEIKRVVVTAHRHGRDVYRCARSSDWGDQLPIIQPEDDSSNLD, via the exons ATGGCTTTTCGAGCTTATGGTGCGCGTGTCCTTTATCAAAGGGAGGATGCTGTGAGGATAATGTACAGA GCACTAAGTGCAGAAGTGCATCCCCAATCCCATGCAGACTTCCTAAAAGGTGCTCCCCACAGGAAACACCCAGGGGTGACAAATCTGAAGACACTGCGCCTGCCAGATGAACTCCAGAAAGCAGCACAAGCTATCATTCATG GCACAGAAGTGAGTGGGTTGGTTGACAAAGCACGCAGTCTCACCAACTTCCTGTGGAGCAGGAAAAGAGCACCCGAGGATGTAACACTGAGGGAAAGAGCCATGGCCCTGGAGAAGAATCTGTGGGAGAAGACAAAAGAGAAGGGTGGAG ATGTAGATCTTCAACTGCTGGAGACCCAAATCACAAAGAAAGTGCTGTCCGATCTCAGGAAGACAACATACCACTGGTCCCCTATGAG gTACGATGAAGAGTTGGGTGTGGTGTACATGGTTGCTAAGCTGGCAGGTGGCTACGCTGCAGTGAAAAGAGTTCTAAATGAG ATAAAGAAAAGAGATCCTTCCTTCTCCCCTCATTCTCTCTTGGACTTTGGTTCAGGATTAGGAACAGCTGTCTG GGCATCACACTCATTTTGGGGTGATACGTTGAAGGAGATGGTGTGTGTCGACAATTCTGGGGCAATGAACACTATAGCAGATCGCCTTCTCAGAG GCAGCAGCGAAAAAGATGAGCCTGTCATCAAACAAGTATACTTCCGTCAGTTCCTTCCTGTCTCCCCTAAG GTGCAATTTGATCTGGTGGTGGGGGCCTTTTCTCTGTCAGAATTGGCCAGTCAAAAGGAGAGGGAAGACGCCATACTCACTTTGTGGAGAAAGACCAGCTCTTATCTG GTGCTGGTAGAAAATGGGACCAAAGAGGGCCACCAGATACTTATGGATGCCAGAGACATACTTCTTAAG AAACAAGAAAGAACAGCCCATGACCCTAGAAGACCATCTGTGTTTGCCCCA TGTCCTCATGAATCACCTTGTCCCAAGCTGTTCCAACTGCCCTTAGTACCCTGCAACTTCTCTCAAGCCTACAGCCCACTCCCTTTACCTGGG GCTCCAGACCGACTGACCGAGAGGTTCAGCTACCTGGTTCTGTCAAGAACAGACTGGGCAGGTGGAGAGGGGCTGGACTGGGCCAGGCTCACAGCACCAGTGCTGCGCAGGCCGAGACATGTTCACTGTCAGGTCTGCTGCTCTAGTGGAGAGATTAAACGGGTTGTGGTGACAGCCCATCGACATGGCAG AGACGTGTATCGCTGTGCCCGGAGTAGTGATTGGGGAGATCAACTGCCAATCATTCAGCCAGAGGATGATTCAAGTAATTTAGACTGA
- the sdr39u1 gene encoding epimerase family protein SDR39U1, translated as MRVLIGGGSGFVGRELTRLLKNKGHEVTIISRQPGLGKITWGELESGGLPPCEAAVNLSGENLMNPLRWWNEGYRKDLFSSRIDTTTILAQAIAGSPSPPHAWVLVTGVACYKPSLTAQYTEDSEWTPFDLLSRLVKEWEWAGRLPENIAQNTRQVVIRPGVVLGRDGGAMKQMMTPFWLGLGGTLGSGRQPFPWIHVSDLAGIIAHALEPSPDTPSSAVPQVFNGVAPALNTNYEFTKELGRVLRRPTVFPVPGFVIDALMGSERAIVLTQGQKVEPKRTLESGFQYQYPDLSSALKEIVES; from the exons ATGAGAGTGCTAATAG GAGGAGGATCTGGGTTTGTGGGAAGAGAGCTGACTCGTTTACTCAAAAACAAAGGTCATGAAGTCACAATAATATCTCGACAGCCAGGTCTGGGAAAGATCACATGG GGTGAATTGGAGTCTGGTGGCCTCCCACCATGTGAGGCTGCTGTCAATCTGTCTGGGGAGAATCTTATGAACCCACTGCGATG GTGGAATGAGGGTTATAGGAAGGATCTGTTCTCCAGTCGGATTGACACAACCACAATTCTGGCTCAAGCCATTGCTGGGTCCCCCAGTCCCCCTCATGCTTGGGTCCTAGTCACAGGTGTAG CATGTTATAAACCCAGTCTAACAGCTCAGTACACAGAAGACAGTGAGTGGACGCCATTTGACCTCCTGTCAAGACTGGTGAAGGAATGGGAGTGGGCGGGGCGTCTTCCTGAAAACATTGCACAGAATACCAGACAAGTAGTAATCAGACCAG GGGTAGTACTGGGTCGTGATGGTGGTGCCATGAAGCAGATGATGACTCCTTTCTGGCTAGGCCTTGGAGGCACTTTGGGGTCTGGCAGACAACCATTCCCCTGGATCCATGTCTCTGACCTGGCTGGAATCATCGCTCATGCCCTGGAGCCCTCTCCCGACACCCCCTCCTCTGCTGTCCCTCAAGTGTTTAACGGTGTTGCCCCAGCACTGAACACCAATTACGAGTTCACCAAAGAGCTGGGCCGGGTTCTGAGGAGACCCACTGTCTTCCCTGTGCCTGGATTTGTCATTGATGCCCTAATGGGTTCAGAGAGAGCCATAGTGCTAACCCAGGGTCAGAAAGTAGAACCCAAGAGGACTCTGGAGTCAGGCTTTCAGTACCAGTACCCAGACCTGAGCTCTGCCCTGAAGGAGATTGTTGAGAGCTAG